GCAGCCGCCCAAAATGAGGCGCTGCCGCGCCGCTGTTTTTTTGGGTGTGGCAAGTGATCCGTGTCCCGCCGAAGGGTCGATGGTGGTGGTGTCGGAGCCTCCGGCGGGAGTGTTTGGGCCAAGATGAAGCTGGGAGTTTGCCCCTAGTTTCCTGACAGGCTTTTGGCCAGTCGCATCAGTTGCACAGCTTCGGTGCGATAACCGAAGGGGTCGTCGCCACGATTGGCATTGGCCAAAGCGATGGCGTCCGCATAGGTCCAGTCGCCAAGGTAGGTGCCGCCCTGAAGCAATTGCCCGAAACCGGCGATGGCGGCAGCAAATTGTGCCTCGTTCGTGCCGGAGGTAGTGGTGATCGCTGTTTCGATCAACTGGCTTTCGCCCGCGCCCGGTTCTTTGTAGCGCAGGCGCAGGAAGCCCAGTTCGCCGCTGTCGTCGGCTGCGGCTGTGGGCTGATAGCGCAGGGGATCGCTGAGGATAGCGGGCGAGCCGACGGGCGTGATTTCATAGATGGCCGTGACCGTGTGGCCCGCGCCGAGTTCGCCTGCATCCACTGCGTCGTTGTTGAAATCCTCGCGTCGCAGCGCACGGGTTTCATAGCCGATCAGCCGGTATTCGGCGACTGTTGCAGGATTGAATTCCACCTGGATCTTCACGTCGTTGGCGATCGGGAACAGCGCACCGGTCAGGTTGTCGACCAGCACCTTTTGCGCTTCGCTCAGGGTGTCGATATAGGCCGCCGTGCCGTTGCCGTTCTGCGCCAGCGTTTGCATGATTTCATCGTCCAGATTGCCGCGCCCGAAGCCGAGCACCGACAGGTATGTGCCGCTGTCACGCTGATCGGCGATGAAGCGCTCCAGCCCGCGCGGATCGGACAGGCCGACGTTGAAATCGCCGTCCGTGGCAAGGATCACGCGGCTGACTTCGCCGTTCGCGGCCATCGTGGCGGCGGTCGCATAGGCCTGTTCCAGCCCGCCCTGGCCGTTGGTGCCGCCCCCTGCGGCGAGGGCGTTGAGTGCGGCGAGGATCGTGGCGCTGTCGGACGCGGGGGTCGGTGCGAGAACCTGCCCGGCCGATCCGGCATAGGTGACGATGGCCACTTCATCCTGTGGGCGCAACTGGTCGAGCATCAGCCGGAACGATTGTTTCAGCAGCGGCAGTTTGGCCGCATCATTCATCGATCCCGATGTGTCGATCAGGAACACGAGGTTCAGCGGCGGGCGGTCGTCGCGCGCGGGCATCCTGCCCTGGATCGCGATCTGCACCAGTTGCGTGTCGGCGTTCCACGGGGTTTCAAAGACGTTGACGGTGGGGCGGAACGGGGCTTCGCCCGCTTCGGGGGCCGCGTAGTCATAAGGGAAATAGTTGATCATTTCCTCGATGCGAATGGAGCCCGGCGGTGGAAGTTGCCCGCGCATGAGGGAGGAGCGCAGGACCGCATAGCTGGCGGTGTCCACGTCGATGGAAAACGTCGAAACGGGGGTTTCGGCGGTGATGCGCAGGGGGTTGGTGTAGGCATTGGCAAAGGCCTCGGTATCGGGTTCGGGTTGCGCCTCGTCACCGAAACCGACCGCAGCCGTGTCTTGTGGGCTGGACGCAACGCGGGGCGCGACGGCGGCCATATCGGCCATGCCGTCTGCGGGCGCCGTGCGAATACGGCCCAGGTCCTGCGAACTTAATTCGACGGTGGGGGATAGGGTTAGCATTTCAGCGGGTGCTTCTTCGCGCTCGGCAGTGATCGCGGGCGGCATGAGTGCGCCGTCGTCAATGGCCAGGTCTGTTGCATTGGGTGCTGGGGACATGACGATGGTATCGGAATCCTCCGCCACTGTGCCGCCAAATTCGGACACAACAGGGTCATCTTCGGCGTCAATCGTCGGGGTCGGCGCGACCTTGGTCTCGCCAAGTTCGCTGACGGTCGGTTGTCCGCTTGGCAGGTTGATCAGATCGCGCCCTTGCGGGGTCAGCACGAGGACGCCGAAGGCGACGATCGCGGTGGTGACGGTCAGCCCGCCTTTGGTGGTCAGTTTGGTCAGCATGGTTTTCACTCCTGTCCAGAGGGATGATCCCTCGGTTACAGGGGTATGACGGGTGGCATTGCGCGATCCTTGGAGGGCGGCGAAATTTTCGCGCGCCAAGGCCATGTCGGCGGCGCGGCGCGCGGCATCGGGCGTGGGCGTTGCGGCGTCCATCGCGGCTTTCAGATCATCAAAGTCGTCGTTGCGGGCACTCATCGCGCGCCCTCCTTTTCGTCTTGTTTCATGGCCCGCAGGCGTTTGCGTGCCTCGGACAATCGCCAGCTTATGGTGCCCTCAGAGACGCCCAGAACCTCGCCTGCTTCGGCATGGGTCATGTCGTCCATGATCAGCGCCAGCGTGTCACGCAGGTCCGGGGGCAGGGCGGCCATTGCGGTGGTCAGCCAGTCCAATTGCGCACGTGTTTGGGCGATATCGGCCTGTCGCCCGATTTCCCAATCCCCCCAGCCGTCCGCCGCGCGCGCATGGGTGGCCGCGCGGCGGCGGCGATCATGGGCGGCGTTCACAGCGACGCGGTAAAGCCATGTCGTGACCCTGGATTGGCGGCGATATGTTGCGAGTTTCGCAGGCAAGGCGGCGCAGATGTCTTGTGTCAGATCTTCGGCCTCGGCCCGTGTTCCGGTCAGGCGAAAGCAAAGCGCGAACAGCCGATCATAGCACCGCTCGAGCAACAGGGCAAAAGCCTGCCCGTCACCTTCCGCGGCCGCCTGGGCCAGATCTTCGTCGCTTGTCATCATGCGCATCACAGTCCTTTGACGGAGCTGCGCGGTCAATCCTTGGAAGGAAATTCGCTACGGTGCAAATATTTTCCCATCATACCGAGGTGCAGATGTATTTCATTTCCATGTAGTCATCGATGCCGTGGTGGCTGCCTTCGCGGCCAAGGCCGGATTGTTTGACGCCGCCAAAGGGGGCGACTTCGGTGCTGATGATACCTGTGTTCACGCCGACGATACCGTATTCCAGCGCCTCGGCCACTTTGGTCACGCGGCTGATGTCTTTGGCGTAGAAGTAGGACGCAAGGCCGAAGATCGTGTCGTTGGCCAGCTTGATCACATCGTCTTCGTCCGCGAATTTGAACAGCGGCGCGAAGGGGCCGAATGTTTCATCGGTGCTGACCTGCATGTCGGGGGTCGCGTTGGCCACGATGGTCGGTTCAAAGAACAGACCACCAAGATCGTGCGCCTTGCCACCGGTCAGGACGGTGCCGCCCTTGGACAGCGCATCGGCGAGGTGTTCCTTGACCTTGTCCACTGCGGAGGGTTCGATCAGCGGACCAAGGGCGGTGCCCTCGGACAGCCCATCGCCAACCGCCAGAGCCTCGACCGCCACCTTCAGTTTTGCGGCAAAGGCATCATAGACCCCCGCTTGCACATAGATCCGGTTGGCACAGACGCAGGTCTGACCATTGTTGCGGAATTTGCAGGCGATGGCCCCGTCAACGGCGGCGTCCAGATCGGCATCGTCAAACACGATGAAGGGCGCGTTACCGCCCAGTTCCATGCTGCATTTCATCACCTGATCAGCCGCCTGTTTCAAAAGGATGCGGCCCACTTCCGTGCTGCCTGTGAATGTCAGTTTGCGCACCAAAGGATTTTCGCAGAATTCCTTGCCTGCGTCCGAGGATTTCGTGGAGGTCACGACCGACAGCAAGCCTTTGGGCAGGCCAGCTTCCTGCGCCAGTTTTGCCATGGCGAGGGCCGAAAGCGGCGTCAGCGAAGCAGGGCGGATCACGAAGGAACAGCCTGCCGCCAGTGCCGGGGCGACCTTGCGGGCGATCATGGCATTGGGGAAATTCCACGGGGTAATGCCTGCGGCCACGCCGATGGGTTGCTTGATCACGGTGATGCGCTTGTCGGGCATGTGGCCGGGGATGGTTTCGCCGTAGATGCGCTTGGCCTCCTCGCCGAACCATTCGACGAAGGACGCGCCATAGGCCACCTCGCCGCGGGATTCTGCCAGCGGCTTGCCTTGCTCGGCGGTCATGATGATTGCCAGATCCTCCTGATTGGCCATCAGCAGGTCGAACCATTTGCGCAGGATCTGCGCCCGGAATTTGCCGGTTTGCGCCGCCCATGCGTGGCGCGCCTTTTCTGCCGCGGCGATCGCTGTGGTGATCTCGGCGCGCGACAGATCGGCGACCGACGCGATCACGTCGCCGCGGGCAGGGTTGACCACATCGAATGTCTTGCCGTCCTTGGCATCGACCCAATCGCCTGCGACGAAGGCCTGCTGACAGACCAGATCGGGGCGGGACAAAAGCGATTTGAGGTTGGTGACGTCGTCAAGCATGCTAGCCTCCTGCAATGATTTGACACAGGGATACCCTAGCGGCTGGCAAAGTCTAGGGGGAGGTGCGAAAGGGTGCGACATGGAGCTTGACGATGCCTATGCCAACGGTGCCCATATCGCCGGGGGCGATGCCTTTCCCGCGCAGTGGGCGGCGGATGCGGCGGCGTTTCGGGCCAGCGCGACTTGCGCGTTGGACCAGCCCTACGGCGCGGGTGCGCGCGCGGTTTGCGACCTGTTTATGCCGGATACGCCGCCCAAGGGGGTCGTTGTGTTCGTGCATGGCGGTTATTGGATGGCGCTGGATAAGTCGTTTTGGTCACATCTGGCGGCGGGGCCACTGGCGCATGGTTGGGCGGTTGTGATCCCGTCCTACGATTTGTGCCCTGACGTTCGAATTTCCGGGATCACCCGCCAGATTGCGGATTTGATGGATCACGTGGCGGCGCGGTTTGCGGGGTTGCCGCTGCGCCTGACCGGCCATTCTGCGGGCGGGCATCTGGTGGCGCGGATGGGATGCGGCGATGTTGCGCTGGCAGCGCGCGGTCGGATCGCGCGTATTGTGCCGATTTCGCCGCTGGCTGATCTGGAGCCGCTGTTGCGCACCAGCATGAACACGACGCTGCTGCTGGACGCGGAGGAGGCGCGACAGGAAAGTCCGGTTCTGTATCCCGCACCAGTCGCGCCAGTGACGGTGTGGGTCGGGGCGGATGAGCGGCCCGCGTTTATCGCGCAGGCCAGGGCGCTGGCAAAGGCCTGGCGCAATGATCTGGTGATCGCCCCCGCGCGCCATCATTTCAACGTGATAGACGGGCTGGCCGTGCCTGACAGTGATCTGGTGGCGGCATTGCTGCGCTAGGATCGTGGGGGCCAGCCCCCACACCCCCGGAGTTTTATGGCCAAGATGAAGGGGCTTGGGCGTTGTGCAGCATGGTCCATGTCGGCAGCGGATCGTGATATGCTGGCGTTGCGAGATAGACGCCACGGGCGATTGCGCGGGCAAGGCAGGTTGCGGCTGCGTGGCCAAGGGAAAGCATGGCGCGGGGATCATCGCTGAGCGGTTTTGCACCGGTGCTGACGGCAAACACCAGGTCGCCGTCCATTGGTGTGTGGCTTGGCACCAGCGCGCGCGCCATGCCGTCATGGGCGGCGGTGGCGAGGCGGGTGCATTGCGCCTGGGTCAGAGCGGCATCGGTGGCAATGATGGCAATTGTGGTTGCGCCGCCCAGTTTGGTGGGCGGCATATGACGCGGATAGCTGATTGCGGGGCCGCGCCCGCCAAATTCGGTTCCGATTTCCCAAGGGCCAGCCCAGAAATGCGCCGAGTCGCCGACCGTGGCGGTGCCAAGCGCGTTCACGGCGACCAGCGCGCCCACAATGTGCCCCGAGGGCAGGATTGCCGAGGCAGAGCCAAGCCCGCCTTTCAGTGTCGCGGTCGTCGCGCCTGTGCCGGCGCCTGTGCTGCCAAGGCCGAAGGCCGGGTCTGCATTTTCCAGCGCCGCGCGCCCGAGAGCGGCGTAGGGGTTCGCAGCCCAGGTTTTATCCCCGCCATTCAGCAGATCAAACAGGATCGCCGCCGGAACGATCGGCACGCGCTGATCGCCCACGGCAAAGCCGCACCCTTGGGCACGCAGGGCGTCCATCACGCCCGAAGCTGCATCAAGCCCAAAGGCCGATCCGCCCGAG
This portion of the Octadecabacter sp. SW4 genome encodes:
- a CDS encoding von Willebrand factor type A domain-containing protein, yielding MSARNDDFDDLKAAMDAATPTPDAARRAADMALARENFAALQGSRNATRHTPVTEGSSLWTGVKTMLTKLTTKGGLTVTTAIVAFGVLVLTPQGRDLINLPSGQPTVSELGETKVAPTPTIDAEDDPVVSEFGGTVAEDSDTIVMSPAPNATDLAIDDGALMPPAITAEREEAPAEMLTLSPTVELSSQDLGRIRTAPADGMADMAAVAPRVASSPQDTAAVGFGDEAQPEPDTEAFANAYTNPLRITAETPVSTFSIDVDTASYAVLRSSLMRGQLPPPGSIRIEEMINYFPYDYAAPEAGEAPFRPTVNVFETPWNADTQLVQIAIQGRMPARDDRPPLNLVFLIDTSGSMNDAAKLPLLKQSFRLMLDQLRPQDEVAIVTYAGSAGQVLAPTPASDSATILAALNALAAGGGTNGQGGLEQAYATAATMAANGEVSRVILATDGDFNVGLSDPRGLERFIADQRDSGTYLSVLGFGRGNLDDEIMQTLAQNGNGTAAYIDTLSEAQKVLVDNLTGALFPIANDVKIQVEFNPATVAEYRLIGYETRALRREDFNNDAVDAGELGAGHTVTAIYEITPVGSPAILSDPLRYQPTAAADDSGELGFLRLRYKEPGAGESQLIETAITTTSGTNEAQFAAAIAGFGQLLQGGTYLGDWTYADAIALANANRGDDPFGYRTEAVQLMRLAKSLSGN
- a CDS encoding RNA polymerase sigma factor — its product is MMTSDEDLAQAAAEGDGQAFALLLERCYDRLFALCFRLTGTRAEAEDLTQDICAALPAKLATYRRQSRVTTWLYRVAVNAAHDRRRRAATHARAADGWGDWEIGRQADIAQTRAQLDWLTTAMAALPPDLRDTLALIMDDMTHAEAGEVLGVSEGTISWRLSEARKRLRAMKQDEKEGAR
- a CDS encoding alpha/beta hydrolase, which codes for MELDDAYANGAHIAGGDAFPAQWAADAAAFRASATCALDQPYGAGARAVCDLFMPDTPPKGVVVFVHGGYWMALDKSFWSHLAAGPLAHGWAVVIPSYDLCPDVRISGITRQIADLMDHVAARFAGLPLRLTGHSAGGHLVARMGCGDVALAARGRIARIVPISPLADLEPLLRTSMNTTLLLDAEEARQESPVLYPAPVAPVTVWVGADERPAFIAQARALAKAWRNDLVIAPARHHFNVIDGLAVPDSDLVAALLR
- a CDS encoding NAD-dependent succinate-semialdehyde dehydrogenase, coding for MLDDVTNLKSLLSRPDLVCQQAFVAGDWVDAKDGKTFDVVNPARGDVIASVADLSRAEITTAIAAAEKARHAWAAQTGKFRAQILRKWFDLLMANQEDLAIIMTAEQGKPLAESRGEVAYGASFVEWFGEEAKRIYGETIPGHMPDKRITVIKQPIGVAAGITPWNFPNAMIARKVAPALAAGCSFVIRPASLTPLSALAMAKLAQEAGLPKGLLSVVTSTKSSDAGKEFCENPLVRKLTFTGSTEVGRILLKQAADQVMKCSMELGGNAPFIVFDDADLDAAVDGAIACKFRNNGQTCVCANRIYVQAGVYDAFAAKLKVAVEALAVGDGLSEGTALGPLIEPSAVDKVKEHLADALSKGGTVLTGGKAHDLGGLFFEPTIVANATPDMQVSTDETFGPFAPLFKFADEDDVIKLANDTIFGLASYFYAKDISRVTKVAEALEYGIVGVNTGIISTEVAPFGGVKQSGLGREGSHHGIDDYMEMKYICTSV
- a CDS encoding P1 family peptidase, yielding MRSGPTNLITDVAGLRVGNAQDDTLKSGVTVLLGNAPLTAGVHIMGGAPGTRETDLLAPDKTVQQVDALVLSGGSAFGLDAASGVMDALRAQGCGFAVGDQRVPIVPAAILFDLLNGGDKTWAANPYAALGRAALENADPAFGLGSTGAGTGATTATLKGGLGSASAILPSGHIVGALVAVNALGTATVGDSAHFWAGPWEIGTEFGGRGPAISYPRHMPPTKLGGATTIAIIATDAALTQAQCTRLATAAHDGMARALVPSHTPMDGDLVFAVSTGAKPLSDDPRAMLSLGHAAATCLARAIARGVYLATPAYHDPLPTWTMLHNAQAPSSWP